The Mycteria americana isolate JAX WOST 10 ecotype Jacksonville Zoo and Gardens chromosome 2, USCA_MyAme_1.0, whole genome shotgun sequence genome contains the following window.
GCTACACTCTCATCACCTGAGTGATAATGgctgaattttaatatttatgagaAATTAATAACTGCTTAAATAAAGGTTAATTAAAGATAACTCACCACCATCCCTCTCTCTAACTCTGTGAGTATGCACACTTTTTGCTTTACTGTGCCCTGTGTTGTCACCGTATTTGTTTTCAGGGCTATCAGAGCGCCGCAGCATTTTATTTGGTGGTGAAGGATCTGTGGTGTCTCGCATCTTGTCATGACGGTGATCACCACCACCGGGGTGACTCTTGGATGAGTATTTAAGAGCCTGTAACAGATCACAAGAGAATAGGCATTTACATTAGCTATGAAGTTACAGAACTgatgttaaaatgttatttctaaattttagatctctttccaaaacactttttaaagttaattaattttcatttcctatttaAACAATCAGCATTAGTCTTTCTAATTTTAATTACCTACATTAAAGCAACAAGTTCTGTAATTAGAACTCAAACCATTTTCTCCCACTATTACATCCAACATAACACTTGCTGTTAAgaaaaacctaatttttctgtcttttcactgATGGACTACACACTTTCAGCAGTAAGTTAGCCACAGTACTTCTGCACTTCTGGGAGAAGCCCAAGTCTCCACCTGGTATTAAGAATATAAACAGAAAGTTACAATGAATCAGTGTAAACTTTGAGCATGTCCACCATACTGTAGTCAAGGCCACTCAGCTTCACCACTACCTTGAACTTCTCTGCAAGGTTTTTCCACTACTAGCAACCCTGCAGCAGACATAATAAAAACCCCCTAGAATTCTGGGGGCCCAAAATATGTAATATGATgattaattttgaagtatttagCAAAAATTACATGTTCTGCCTCACTTTGACCTGCTTGATTCTGCAGTGTGAGCTTCTGAGTGGCAAATGTTTACATTTACATGAACTGTCACTGACAGCTGCCTTGGACTGTCAGATTACACTTCACAGTGATACGAATacacagaaatacaataaaacagtTCAATTCTGTGCCCTAAGGAGAACCGTATCACAACATACAGCATTCCCCAGATTCACACCCCGagaactgtttttttcagtagacACAGCAGAGGAATACATATCCACCTTACAGAAACTGAGGTTATTGTCAGCAGCTTAAGGATTCGATGTTTTCTGAACATGCCTAGCAGCTGGCAACTGCAGAAATTAAGCCTTACTAGCAACCCCAGTTATTCAGGGTCTAAAACCATGCCCTGCTCAGGTTACAGTCCACAGCAGCAgttttggggagaagaaaggacttggggaggggggtgggggaagaacaagatgccttttgtttttaaaaggaaaacactcaCCTCCCCCTGGATCTCCACTCCACTGCAAGTGACCCCGGCTCGCTCTCCCGCCCCTCGTACCGTACCCTCCCCGACTCCTAGGCCCAAGCCCTACACGGGTCGCACTAGGCCGCTCCtcctcgccccggccccgcaggcctCAGAAGAGCGCCGGCGCCCCGTTCCCTCcgcgcgcggccgccgccgcccccccctccgctccccccggGCCCGAAACGGCGCCGAGGGACGGGACCGAGGCGTCTGCTGCACCGCGGCCTGCGGCGGCGGCCGAAGCCTCCGCTGGAGTagctcccccccccttctcctcccctgctcctcctcctgggCCTAGCGGCCGGCGCTTGAGGTACCTGGTAGGGCTGCGAGTCCCCCCTGCGGTCGTGACAGCTAAAGAGAAAgcgagagaaagagagagacgtTAGCGAACAACCGTTACCGGCCGCCGGGGAAGGGGGCCCAAACAtggcggaggggagggggagacCCCGCGGGGCCAAgggccagaggaggaggaagggatttACCCATCACTGAGTCTCTGCTGTTTCCTCGCATACATTACCATCAATGCCCGgcctgtgtgtgtgagtgtgagggGACCAGGAGGGGACGGCCGCGGCCGGGCCACAGGCGccgaggggggaggagggggaggcagcgcTCCGCCTCGCCGCCGaccgggggcagggaggggggaagggagggagggggcggctcAGGCAGCTCGGCTGGGCGCAGCGCTCACGGGCCCATCTCCTCCGCGCACAGCGAGAGGGGAGACGCCAGCAACTCGGCTCCGCGCGCGCTGAGACACTCCGGGAGCACGGActccgccgccaccgccgccgccgctgctgctgccgccgcctcctccccccgctgcgcccgccgccaccgccgccgccgccgctcctccaACTACATCCGGGAAACTCGGGCGACGCCGCGCTCGGTTAACGTCGGCTCTTTTCGGCTCTTTCCGACACGCTccgtcccctctgtcccctttGCTCTCGGGCGACTCTGCGTTCGGGAAACATCGGCTGCCTCCGCCGAGCCCAACGCCCTTCAATCTCTCCCTTCGGCAAACATCGGCTCGTTCCGTaactctcctccctccctcctcctcccaccggCCGGCCCGCCTCGTCCTCCTCTCCCGAACGCTACCTGTCTTCGGAAAACATCGGTTATTTCCGTAGAGATGTTTTCACGCTCCCGTCAGGGTGGCGCCGCGTTCGGAAACGCTCGGGTATTTCCGTGACCCCTCACCCGGCGGCTCCGAGGCACTGCCGGTCGGAGCAGCGGTTGGCCGGGCGCGCCCGGCTGATTGGCCGaggggagcccccgccgcccggggggcCGCGCTGCCGACAGCACCGCGCCTCACTTCCCcgcgcgggcgggccgggccgggccgagccgagccgagccgagagGGAGCtgggccgcggcggggcagcCGGCTTTCTCGCTGGGAGCCGACAGGGCGGGAACGCCAGGCAGGTGGGGGCAATAGGGGGAATTGCGAGAGaagcggcggggtggggggagcggtgCCCGGCCGTGAGATAGGAAAGGGAAGGTCTCGTCTTACCtaccccctcctccccttccgCCCAGGGACTTGATGTATAGGCAGGAGCCATTTTGTGTACGGCTCGTCTTCTGCGAGGAAGCGCTCGGCGGTGACGAGGTTGTTAAaatgtccctggggaggtggcGGCGCGGGTCGGGCTGTGCCCTGCCGCCCGGCCCCTGCGGCGGCGCCGGTTTTCTCCCGACCCGCGGTGGCGAGGCTCTGCTGCCGGCCTCTGAAGAAACGCcgccaggctgctgcagccccggccgctgAGGGAGCGAGGCGCTGGCGGCAGAACGGCCTGGGCGCGGTGAAACCgccgctgggggggggggggggggctgggggtgttggGTGGGGGTCGGCGGGTGAGGGGCGCTAACGGCCGCCTCCGGCGAGCAAGCAGCTCGTCCGCGTCTCGGCACACCCGTAAAATTGTCACCCCGGCGCCCGTGAGTAGCCAACAGTGCCAGATAGGTTTGCTTCAGGTGGATCCGGGCTCTCTGAAGTGGAAGCTTGGGCCTCAGTTTGCGAGGAAGATCCCCTTCATCAGAGGCCGAGTGGATGCCGCTGCTGGTGGTGACTGCTGAGCCTTCTCCTAGGAAAGGgccatttgtttttttctaaccAAACCCTCGAAGTCTGAGGTACAAAGCATCATATATTCAGAATGGTATTAagatattataaaatataatagaaGTTTTTTGATACCAGAGTTGAGCATTGCTATGAGGGTATCATAGGAGAGCCCAGTTTTCAGTAAAGGTATAGTGTAGATGCCGAATTTTGTCCTGCCCCTTTCCTGAAAAGTGAAGAGATGCGGCACAACTTGGGACTAGCATGTTAACCTTAAACAGAGCATCTTTCCCCGTGGCGCTGTCTGTGCTAGCGTAGCATTATTCATGATAACTCtcttacagaatttttctttctgttttttgttgtcttgttttTTTAGAGTGTAGAAGGCTGTTGCTGAGGGGACTTCAGGGAGCAGTGGCAGAGCTCAGGGAGGGGAGTGGAGGATGACTCAGCAGGGAGCTGTTCTTCAGGGTTACAATAATGAGCTAGTGAAATGCATTGAAGACTTGTGTGTGCAAAAAGAAGAGCTGAACAAACAAATCcagcaagcagaagaggaaaaaaataaactccaGCATGAAATCCAAGTCCTGAGTGAACAACTGGAGTGTGTATGTGAAAACCTGGCCCAAAAGGTAGCTTCACGGAATGAGCTTGATAAAATTCTTGCTGAAACTGAAGCTGCTTACATGAAGATTTTGGATAGTT
Protein-coding sequences here:
- the LOC142405332 gene encoding microtubule nucleation factor SSNA1-like yields the protein MTQQGAVLQGYNNELVKCIEDLCVQKEELNKQIQQAEEEKNKLQHEIQVLSEQLECVCENLAQKVASRNELDKILAETEAAYMKILDSSRTLLNVLKKEVGSLKHMPELKTNVT